Proteins found in one Azospirillaceae bacterium genomic segment:
- a CDS encoding sugar phosphate nucleotidyltransferase, translated as MSEIPSKLRPVILSGGSGSRLWPMSRELQPKQLLALAGERTLL; from the coding sequence ATGAGCGAGATACCGAGCAAGCTGCGCCCTGTGATCCTGTCCGGCGGCAGCGGGTCGCGGCTGTGGCCGATGTCGCGCGAGCTGCAGCCCAAGCAGCTGCTGGCGCTGGCCGGCGAGCGCACGCTGCTG